From Dechloromonas sp. A34:
ACGGCGTTCCAGCCGAACTTCGCGCCTTTGGCGCTCGTCGGCTAAGCTTAGGCATTGGTCACTAGAGCAGGAACGAAACCCATGAATCAAATGATCGTTATCCGGTGCGAGACAGGCGCTGATATTGATGCGATCCGGGATGTGACCGTCTCTGCCTTCAAGACCCTGGAGATCAGCCATCACACCGAGCAGTTCATCATCGCGGCACTACGCGCTGCCAAAGCCCTTGCCTTATCGCTGGTCGCCGAAGTCGGTGGCCGGGTGGTCGGGCATATCGCCTTCTCGCCCGTGGCTATTTCGGACGGCAGCAGAAACTGGTATGGACTGGGACCGCTTTCGGTATTGCCCGAATTCCAGCGGCAGGGCATAGGCAAGGCCTTGATCGAAGATGGGTTGTCGCGGCTGAAAGCCCGGGATGCTCATGGAGTCTGTCTGGTCGGGCATCCGGATTACTACCGTAAATTCGGGTTCAGGAACGCGCCGGGGCTTGTGCTTGAGGGTGTGCCGCAGGAGTTCTTCTTCGCACTGCCTTTTGCCGGACAGATGCCGCAGGGCAGCGTCACCTTCCATGAAGCATTCAAAGCGGACGGCCAACACGAGGGAACTGGCGGCGTTTGACGATGCGCCAGCCCCCTCTCCGAAATTGGGTTCAAACCCCTATTTCATTCTCCACCCGTCTCAGGCCGCAAAACCTCCATCAATAGTCAAGCTGGCACCGGTGATATACCCGGCTTCCGGCCCCGCCAGATAGGCGACGAAGCTGGCAATCTCCTCGGTACGGCCATAGCGCGGCAGGGCCATCAGGCCTTTGAGCGTTTCAGCGAATTCGCCGCTCTCCGGGTTCATGTCGGTATCGACAGGGCCGGGCTGGACGTTGTTGATGGTGATGCCACGCGGCCCGAGGTCGCGGGCCAGGCCGCGGGTCAGGCCGACGATGGCGGCCTTGCTCATGGCGTACACGCCGCCGCCAGCAAACGGCATGCGCTCGGCGTTGGTGCTGCCGATGGTGATAATGCGGCCACCTTCGCCCATATGGTGGGCCGCTTCCTGAATGGCGACGAAAACGCTACGCACATTGACGGACATCGTGCGGTCGAAGTCGGCCATGCTGAAATCTTCCAGCGGCCCGATGGCCAACACGCCGGCGCTATTGACCAGAATGTCGAGCCGGCCAAAGGTTTTGACGGCGGCATTGACGGCGGCGCGTAATGCTTGTTCGTCGGCGCTGTCGGCCTGGATCGCCAGCACCTTGCCGTCTTGGGCGCGCAGGCCGGCGGCTAGCGATTCCGCTTTCTGCGCCGAATTGACGTAGGTGAAGGCGACCGCCGCGCCTTCGGCGGCCAGGCGTTCGACGATGGCGGCACCGATGCCGCGGGAACCGCCGAGGACCAGGGCAACCTTGTTGTGCAGGGATTTGCGATTGCTGTTTGACATGATGTTCTCCTGAGTTTTGTCCGGCGGATGGCCGTGACCGAGAACTCAGTATCGGCGTGTCAATCGATACTGAGTAGCCCATAATCCCTATACTCAGAATGAACTAACGGTTTATGGTGGAACGATGGAAACGCTCAATGGCATCGATTGTTTCGTACGTAGCGCCGAGGCCGGCAGCTTCGCCGAAGCCGCCCGGCGACTGGGCCTGACGCCGGCCGCCGTCGGCAAAAATGTCGCCAAGCTGGAAGCCGAGATGGGCGTTCGGCTATTCCTGCGCAGTACGCGTCGCCTGACCCTGACCGAGGATGGCGAGCGCTTTCTCGCCGAGGTCGGCGACGGGCTGGCCAGCATCAAGGCAGCGGTGGCGAATATGGGCAGTGCCGCCGGGCGGCCGGCCGGCACGCTGAAGGTCAGCATGGGTGTGACTTTTGGCATGGATTACATGGTGCCTTTGCTCGGCGAGTTTCTTGCCCGCTATCCGGGCATCACGCCGGACTGGCAGTTCGACAACCGGCAGGTGGACCTCATCGGTCAGGGCTTCGACGCCGCAATCGGCGGCGGCTTCGAACTGCCGCCGGGGGTGATCGCCCGTGAGCTGGCTCCAGCCCACCGCGTGCTAGTCGCGGCGCCGCACTATCTCGATGGCAAGCCGCTGGTCGACAAGCCGGAGGACCTGGCGAGCTACGACGGCATCCTGATCCGCTCGCCGCAGAC
This genomic window contains:
- a CDS encoding GNAT family N-acetyltransferase; its protein translation is MNQMIVIRCETGADIDAIRDVTVSAFKTLEISHHTEQFIIAALRAAKALALSLVAEVGGRVVGHIAFSPVAISDGSRNWYGLGPLSVLPEFQRQGIGKALIEDGLSRLKARDAHGVCLVGHPDYYRKFGFRNAPGLVLEGVPQEFFFALPFAGQMPQGSVTFHEAFKADGQHEGTGGV
- a CDS encoding 3-oxoacyl-ACP reductase family protein, with product MSNSNRKSLHNKVALVLGGSRGIGAAIVERLAAEGAAVAFTYVNSAQKAESLAAGLRAQDGKVLAIQADSADEQALRAAVNAAVKTFGRLDILVNSAGVLAIGPLEDFSMADFDRTMSVNVRSVFVAIQEAAHHMGEGGRIITIGSTNAERMPFAGGGVYAMSKAAIVGLTRGLARDLGPRGITINNVQPGPVDTDMNPESGEFAETLKGLMALPRYGRTEEIASFVAYLAGPEAGYITGASLTIDGGFAA
- a CDS encoding LysR family transcriptional regulator, yielding METLNGIDCFVRSAEAGSFAEAARRLGLTPAAVGKNVAKLEAEMGVRLFLRSTRRLTLTEDGERFLAEVGDGLASIKAAVANMGSAAGRPAGTLKVSMGVTFGMDYMVPLLGEFLARYPGITPDWQFDNRQVDLIGQGFDAAIGGGFELPPGVIARELAPAHRVLVAAPHYLDGKPLVDKPEDLASYDGILIRSPQTGRIRSWPLRNRANEQKPVSLKTRMTLSDPGAACLAASLGLGIALVSLPHAATYLRDGRLLRLLPDWYVDGGSLCIYFPAQKILPAKTRVFIDFVVEHFRREKLMQSLSAL